A single window of Methanoculleus oceani DNA harbors:
- a CDS encoding DNA topoisomerase IV subunit A: MSREEMDALARERLVGIARGWYDQMRDGIVPFIRLPTRTKRNIAYDDASEVWKYGEKESTRAAANEKGAVHLLKMAYLIGFLKQQLVENRSSTLRELYYISEGWKKAKFAAQDESNLLIEDLEIITEVQREAFHLRPEEDGASIFGSLRIRETTRRGVKEMHCQDDVGEAGYPIPNNVDNLEFVDHDAKFVIAIETGGMYARLMENGFDEEYGAILVHLKGQPARSTRRVLRKLNDSLGLPVVVFTDGDPWSYRIYASVAYGSIKSAHMSELLATPQAQFIGVQPSDISDYNLPSDHLTEQDISALKAELTDPRFATDYWRNQINLQLEMKVKSEQQAFASRGLDFVTKEYLPKRLSEMGVI, from the coding sequence ATGTCTAGGGAAGAGATGGATGCGCTGGCGCGCGAACGGCTGGTGGGTATCGCCCGCGGGTGGTACGACCAGATGCGGGACGGCATCGTGCCGTTCATCCGGCTGCCGACGCGGACGAAGCGGAATATCGCGTATGACGATGCGAGCGAGGTCTGGAAATACGGTGAGAAGGAGAGCACCCGGGCGGCGGCGAACGAGAAAGGCGCGGTTCATCTCCTGAAGATGGCCTACCTCATCGGGTTTTTAAAGCAGCAACTCGTGGAGAACCGGTCGTCGACATTAAGAGAACTGTATTACATCTCCGAAGGCTGGAAGAAGGCGAAGTTCGCCGCCCAGGACGAGAGCAACCTCTTGATAGAAGACCTCGAGATCATCACCGAGGTGCAGCGGGAGGCGTTCCACCTCCGGCCGGAGGAGGACGGGGCCTCGATCTTCGGGTCGCTACGGATCAGAGAGACCACCCGGCGCGGCGTCAAGGAGATGCACTGCCAGGACGACGTCGGGGAGGCGGGTTACCCCATCCCGAACAACGTCGATAACCTCGAATTCGTCGATCACGACGCAAAGTTCGTCATCGCCATCGAGACCGGCGGTATGTACGCACGTCTGATGGAGAACGGGTTCGACGAGGAGTACGGGGCGATCCTGGTCCACCTCAAGGGGCAGCCGGCGCGCTCAACGCGGAGGGTCCTGCGGAAACTCAACGACTCGCTCGGTCTTCCGGTCGTGGTATTCACCGACGGCGACCCCTGGTCCTACCGGATCTACGCGAGCGTCGCCTACGGCTCAATCAAGAGCGCCCACATGTCGGAACTCCTGGCAACTCCCCAGGCGCAGTTCATCGGCGTGCAGCCCTCCGACATCTCCGACTACAACCTCCCCTCGGATCACCTCACCGAGCAGGATATCAGCGCCTTAAAGGCGGAACTGACCGATCCGAGGTTTGCGACCGACTACTGGCGAAACCAGATCAACCTGCAGCTTGAGATGAAGGTGAAGTCGGAACAGCAGGCGTTCGCGAGCCGGGGGCTCGACTTCGTGACGAAGGAGTACCTGCCGAAGAGGCTGTCGGAGATGGGGGTTATCTGA
- a CDS encoding HAD family hydrolase — MPATLILDFDGVVVESLPLKTAAFRKIFSFAPGHLDEIIAFHLENGGMSRYDKFRHIYANIIHEPLTPEQEERLAGEYVALIFDAMLTVPYVEGAEELLRDCSRLLPLYIVSATPEGEMHEIARRRDLTRYFVRIYGSPKTKVECIREILDETGAAPEEALFVGDAPNDWQAAYETGVRFVARIPPGDPNRFAGRPGVEGIVENLHELREYLRENVCSSRSHTP; from the coding sequence ATGCCCGCCACCCTCATCCTCGACTTCGACGGCGTCGTCGTCGAATCCCTCCCCTTAAAGACTGCTGCATTCAGAAAGATCTTCTCTTTCGCCCCCGGGCACCTCGACGAGATCATCGCCTTTCACCTCGAGAACGGCGGGATGTCCCGGTACGACAAGTTTCGCCACATCTACGCAAACATCATCCATGAGCCCCTCACCCCCGAACAGGAGGAGCGGCTTGCGGGCGAGTATGTCGCGCTGATCTTTGACGCCATGCTCACCGTGCCGTACGTCGAGGGCGCAGAGGAGCTCCTCAGAGACTGCTCCCGGCTACTCCCGCTCTACATCGTCTCCGCAACCCCGGAGGGTGAGATGCACGAGATCGCCCGCCGCCGGGACCTTACCAGGTACTTCGTCCGGATCTACGGATCGCCGAAGACGAAGGTCGAGTGCATCAGGGAGATCCTCGACGAAACCGGCGCCGCGCCCGAAGAGGCCCTCTTCGTCGGCGATGCCCCGAATGACTGGCAGGCGGCATACGAGACTGGCGTCCGGTTCGTCGCGAGGATCCCGCCCGGCGACCCGAACCGCTTTGCCGGTCGGCCGGGGGTGGAGGGGATCGTGGAGAACCTTCATGAACTCCGGGAGTACCTACGAGAGAACGTATGCTCATCCCGATCTCATACCCCCTGA
- the hisS gene encoding histidine--tRNA ligase — MLQKPRGTRDFLPDEMERRRLIERRMREAARRWGYREVCTPDFEHLELFTMKSGEGIIQEMYVFEDKGGRQMTLRPEVTAAVLRMYVNEGKVLPKPIRWCYFADCFRYERPQKGRYRQFWQFGVELIGADTASADAEAIMLADDTLRSTGVTFDLHVGHLAPMKHILSDLAPGDQRAIMACLDKHDQEGLTAALAGRNLTHLTEPLAALSECRTVPEVFEIAGDVPERARIEETFALLDSLNIDYRPDFGIARGLDYYTGMVFEAFAKNLGAENQILGGGTYRLAHLFGGDDVASCGFAIGFDRVMVSIGNFELAHEPVVGVVCTPDARARALEVARAFREAGVRAEADLMQRGMGAQLSHAAKTADFAVVLGKREVEAGTVTLKDLHSGEQKERSLEDAIAEVVRHGAC, encoded by the coding sequence ATGCTTCAAAAACCACGGGGAACACGGGACTTTTTACCCGACGAGATGGAACGGCGCCGGCTGATCGAGCGGCGGATGCGGGAAGCGGCCCGCAGGTGGGGATACCGCGAGGTCTGCACGCCCGACTTCGAGCACCTTGAACTCTTCACGATGAAATCCGGCGAGGGAATCATCCAGGAGATGTACGTCTTCGAGGACAAGGGCGGCAGACAGATGACGCTCCGGCCCGAGGTGACGGCGGCGGTGCTGCGGATGTACGTCAACGAGGGCAAGGTTCTCCCCAAACCAATCCGGTGGTGCTACTTCGCCGACTGTTTCCGCTACGAGCGCCCCCAGAAAGGCCGTTACCGGCAGTTCTGGCAGTTCGGCGTCGAGCTGATCGGCGCGGACACGGCGAGCGCAGACGCCGAAGCGATCATGCTCGCCGACGATACGCTCCGGTCGACCGGCGTCACCTTCGATCTCCATGTCGGCCACCTCGCGCCGATGAAGCATATCCTCTCCGACCTTGCCCCCGGCGACCAGCGGGCGATCATGGCCTGCCTCGACAAGCACGACCAGGAAGGGCTCACAGCAGCGCTCGCCGGGCGGAACCTCACCCACCTCACCGAACCCCTTGCCGCCCTCTCGGAGTGCCGCACCGTCCCGGAGGTCTTTGAGATCGCGGGCGACGTCCCGGAACGCGCGCGGATCGAGGAGACATTCGCGCTCCTCGACTCACTGAATATCGACTACCGGCCGGACTTCGGGATCGCCCGGGGCCTGGACTACTACACGGGGATGGTTTTTGAGGCGTTCGCGAAGAACCTCGGCGCAGAGAACCAGATCCTCGGCGGCGGGACCTACCGGCTCGCCCACCTCTTCGGCGGCGACGATGTTGCGTCCTGCGGGTTCGCCATCGGCTTTGACCGGGTCATGGTCTCGATCGGGAACTTCGAACTCGCGCACGAGCCCGTCGTCGGCGTCGTCTGCACGCCCGACGCACGGGCGCGGGCGCTCGAGGTTGCCCGTGCCTTCCGGGAGGCGGGAGTCCGGGCCGAAGCCGACCTGATGCAGCGGGGGATGGGCGCCCAGCTCTCCCACGCCGCCAAGACCGCTGACTTTGCCGTGGTCCTCGGGAAGCGCGAGGTCGAGGCAGGCACGGTGACCCTCAAGGACCTCCACTCCGGCGAGCAGAAGGAGAGGAGCCTCGAAGACGCCATCGCCGAGGTGGTACGGCATGGTGCTTGCTGA
- a CDS encoding cyclase family protein, with protein MLIPISYPLNRRTPLYPGTEPLTITRMKSFEGDDGEEKSLLSFSSHAGTHIDLPRHFCPGGGSVQGLLAPEAVFEPARCIAVPKTGAEPIRIYDLLPHLDAIRNSRALFIRTGSGRLRESDPDAYAQRHPWVHHEVPGFLRMENPALRLFGIDTISIAIPAEPEEGMEAHRAFLCGSPHIFLLEDVDLSYGRLLEEPWTLRIYPVVFDDLEGVPVVALAEFG; from the coding sequence ATGCTCATCCCGATCTCATACCCCCTGAACCGGAGGACCCCCCTCTACCCCGGAACGGAACCGCTCACGATCACCCGCATGAAGTCCTTTGAAGGGGACGATGGGGAGGAGAAGAGCCTGCTCTCCTTTTCCAGCCACGCCGGGACGCACATCGATCTCCCCCGGCACTTCTGCCCGGGCGGGGGTTCGGTTCAGGGCCTCCTTGCGCCGGAGGCGGTTTTTGAGCCCGCGCGGTGCATCGCGGTCCCGAAGACGGGGGCGGAACCGATCCGGATCTACGACCTCCTCCCCCACCTCGACGCGATCCGGAACTCACGTGCGCTCTTCATCAGGACCGGGAGCGGCCGGCTCCGGGAGAGCGACCCGGATGCCTACGCACAGAGGCACCCCTGGGTGCACCACGAGGTCCCGGGCTTCCTCCGCATGGAGAATCCGGCCCTCAGGCTCTTCGGGATCGATACCATCTCCATCGCCATCCCCGCAGAGCCGGAGGAGGGCATGGAGGCCCACCGTGCGTTTCTCTGCGGGTCCCCGCATATCTTCCTGCTCGAGGACGTGGACCTCTCCTACGGCCGGCTGCTCGAGGAGCCCTGGACCCTGCGGATCTACCCGGTGGTCTTCGACGACCTGGAGGGGGTGCCGGTGGTGGCGCTCGCGGAGTTCGGGTGA
- a CDS encoding CDP-glycerol glycerophosphotransferase family protein — protein MVPHSLVNDIRLLVYDIATLAFSTLSRFVPKNDHKILFFSAPDFSDNAKYVYDRMLESGLDKTYRLTWCVYSPVRANHVIRRSREYIHHALTAKYIVSTHGTPAWKSRNQVSLELWHGLPLKTIGHFADMDHPNAVARLSAAQRLRRFANSVDYLITTSEFERLIFSSAFLIDPGKILVLGQPRCDALYRPRDSGINVLCRILGRNDIAGKRILLYLPTFREYDADASCNILEEILASEKFCRFVGDENLLFICKPHSHDENAFQAYNGEHIYILLNDDLRKAGNTIYDFLNAVDILVTDYSSVYFDFLHLNRPIVFHVPDIEEYQKQRGFILEPFRDWAPGETSTNVDELIGALTNTLADPDRWESERIRLRGLLFKYIDNLASERVCRLIGQH, from the coding sequence ATGGTCCCTCACAGTCTCGTCAACGACATCCGATTGCTGGTCTACGATATTGCTACACTTGCTTTCTCAACCCTATCTCGGTTCGTGCCGAAAAACGATCATAAAATCCTGTTTTTTTCGGCACCCGACTTCTCCGATAATGCAAAATACGTCTACGACAGGATGCTCGAATCCGGCCTCGATAAAACCTACAGGCTTACTTGGTGCGTTTATTCACCCGTTCGTGCAAACCATGTCATCCGCCGGTCGCGCGAATACATCCACCATGCGCTGACGGCAAAATACATCGTCAGCACCCACGGCACGCCCGCCTGGAAGTCCAGAAATCAGGTCAGCCTCGAGTTATGGCACGGCCTTCCGCTAAAGACAATTGGACACTTTGCCGATATGGACCATCCAAACGCCGTTGCACGGCTCTCCGCGGCACAGAGGCTGCGGAGGTTTGCGAACTCCGTGGACTACCTTATCACAACCTCGGAATTCGAGCGGCTGATCTTCTCTTCCGCTTTCCTGATCGATCCCGGTAAGATTCTGGTCCTCGGGCAGCCCCGCTGCGACGCTCTTTACAGACCCAGAGATTCCGGGATAAACGTACTATGCCGTATCCTTGGTCGGAACGATATTGCTGGAAAGAGGATTCTCCTGTATCTTCCTACCTTCCGGGAATACGATGCCGATGCGAGCTGTAACATTCTCGAAGAGATCCTCGCAAGCGAGAAGTTTTGCCGGTTCGTGGGGGACGAGAACCTGCTGTTCATCTGCAAACCGCACTCGCACGACGAAAATGCGTTTCAGGCATACAACGGAGAGCACATCTACATACTCTTAAACGATGACCTGCGGAAAGCCGGTAATACCATCTACGACTTCCTGAACGCCGTCGATATTCTGGTTACCGATTACTCGTCGGTATACTTCGACTTCCTTCACCTGAACCGACCGATCGTCTTCCACGTGCCCGATATCGAGGAGTACCAGAAGCAGAGAGGATTTATTCTCGAACCGTTTCGCGACTGGGCGCCGGGGGAGACCTCTACTAATGTCGATGAGTTGATAGGGGCCCTTACGAATACCCTCGCCGATCCGGACAGATGGGAATCGGAGAGGATCAGGCTCCGGGGGTTATTGTTCAAATACATCGACAATCTCGCATCTGAAAGAGTCTGCAGATTGATCGGGCAGCATTAA
- a CDS encoding DNA topoisomerase VI subunit B — protein MVLAEDLAKQQRSISVAEFFEKNKHLLGFDSPTRGIITTIKEAVDNALDACEEAEVLPDIFVGIRKVDAEVYRITVEDNGPGIVPENVPLVFGKLLYGSRFHQIRQSRGQQGIGISAAVLYAQLTTGTPARVVSRTGAKALAHRFELMIKTETNEPEIVSHEEIDWDRTHGTRIEIQFKSTLAAKKRLVDYLRLTAIVNPHARITADIDGEVTTFERVTSEVPPCPKSILPHPHGIEFGALKRIAAASTGTVDEFLVGSFSRVGKKTADEMIALAKLKPSRKVNKLESDELKRLLDAMQAVKVPAPPAQQCLSPIGEDLICKGLEKEIQLDFIKARTRPSTVYGGHSFIIEAAIGYGGKIPPEGNAQIFRFANRVPLLYQQGACAITNCVSQVNWKSYGLSQQGLPTGPALIMVHVASTNVPFTSESKDAVASIPEIEREVVLVLQELGRELKSYLSRRDKKKQQDDRARAICSIIPEIAVKVSEIVELPLVDTSPIEGKIMRKIVAKKRTNNGQVHIDVNNYTAREVTFVLYNLSRDAAADADPRPDFVDDIDGEYNKVWRCTLGAGEAWQVVYTGAGDGSLDLRGVEDGMKVVVDLDV, from the coding sequence ATGGTGCTTGCTGAAGACCTCGCCAAACAGCAGCGGAGCATCAGCGTCGCGGAGTTCTTCGAGAAGAACAAGCATCTGCTCGGTTTCGACTCCCCGACGCGCGGGATCATCACCACCATCAAGGAGGCGGTGGACAACGCGCTGGACGCCTGCGAGGAGGCGGAGGTGCTCCCCGACATCTTCGTCGGCATCAGAAAGGTCGACGCCGAGGTCTACCGGATAACGGTCGAGGACAACGGCCCCGGTATCGTGCCGGAGAACGTCCCCCTGGTCTTCGGAAAGCTCCTCTATGGGTCGCGGTTCCACCAGATCCGGCAGAGCCGGGGTCAGCAGGGTATCGGGATATCGGCGGCGGTGCTGTATGCGCAGCTCACCACCGGCACCCCGGCGCGGGTCGTCTCCCGGACGGGGGCGAAGGCGTTGGCCCACCGGTTCGAGCTGATGATCAAAACCGAGACCAACGAGCCGGAGATCGTCAGCCACGAGGAGATCGACTGGGACCGGACGCACGGCACAAGGATCGAGATCCAGTTCAAGAGCACCCTTGCCGCAAAGAAGCGTCTGGTGGACTACCTCCGCCTCACCGCGATCGTCAACCCGCACGCCCGGATCACGGCCGATATCGACGGCGAGGTGACGACGTTCGAGCGGGTAACGAGCGAGGTCCCGCCGTGCCCGAAGTCCATCCTCCCCCACCCGCACGGGATCGAGTTCGGGGCCTTGAAACGGATCGCGGCCGCGAGCACCGGGACCGTCGATGAGTTCCTCGTCGGCAGTTTCTCCCGGGTCGGGAAGAAGACCGCGGACGAGATGATCGCTCTTGCCAAACTCAAGCCCTCCCGGAAGGTGAACAAACTCGAATCGGACGAACTCAAACGACTCCTCGACGCCATGCAGGCCGTGAAGGTCCCGGCCCCCCCGGCGCAGCAGTGCCTCTCCCCCATCGGGGAGGACCTGATCTGCAAGGGGCTCGAGAAGGAGATCCAGCTCGACTTCATCAAGGCCCGCACCCGCCCGAGCACGGTCTACGGCGGGCATTCGTTCATCATCGAGGCGGCGATCGGCTACGGCGGCAAGATCCCGCCCGAAGGGAACGCCCAGATCTTCCGGTTCGCGAACCGCGTCCCGCTCCTCTACCAGCAGGGCGCCTGCGCGATCACGAACTGTGTCTCCCAGGTGAACTGGAAGAGTTACGGCCTCTCGCAGCAGGGCCTCCCCACGGGCCCGGCGCTGATCATGGTCCACGTGGCGTCCACGAACGTTCCCTTCACGAGCGAGAGCAAGGACGCAGTCGCGTCCATCCCGGAGATCGAGCGGGAGGTCGTCCTCGTGCTCCAGGAGCTCGGCCGGGAACTCAAGAGTTACCTCTCCCGCCGGGATAAGAAGAAGCAGCAGGACGACCGCGCCCGGGCGATATGCTCGATCATCCCCGAGATCGCCGTGAAAGTGAGCGAGATCGTGGAACTCCCCCTGGTGGATACCTCCCCGATCGAGGGAAAGATCATGCGGAAGATCGTCGCGAAGAAGCGGACAAACAACGGGCAGGTCCATATCGACGTGAACAACTACACCGCGCGGGAGGTTACGTTCGTCCTCTACAACCTCTCCCGCGATGCGGCGGCGGATGCGGACCCCCGGCCCGACTTCGTTGACGATATCGACGGGGAGTACAACAAGGTCTGGCGGTGCACGCTTGGCGCCGGCGAGGCCTGGCAGGTTGTCTACACGGGAGCGGGCGACGGGTCGCTCGACCTCCGCGGCGTGGAGGACGGCATGAAAGTGGTGGTGGATCTCGATGTCTAG
- a CDS encoding acyltransferase has product MSKSIKMHIVMGLKRILLRREGVIINNNCTFSGVNFLGTAVIEPYCRLTGDPIITIGDHFYMNANCHLLGEITIGKHVQIGPQTVVWGRDHGLKKDVLIQAQPHNKKPIHIGDDAWIGAHVTILKGVHIGKGAVIGAGSVVTKDIPEHAIAVGNPARVIKYRS; this is encoded by the coding sequence ATGTCTAAAAGCATTAAGATGCATATAGTCATGGGTTTAAAGCGAATTTTACTGAGGCGAGAAGGGGTAATAATTAATAATAACTGCACATTCTCAGGGGTGAACTTTTTGGGTACCGCAGTAATTGAACCATATTGCAGACTTACTGGGGATCCAATCATTACAATTGGTGACCATTTCTATATGAATGCCAATTGCCATTTGCTAGGTGAAATAACTATTGGTAAACATGTACAAATAGGTCCTCAAACTGTGGTGTGGGGAAGGGATCACGGTTTAAAGAAAGACGTGCTCATACAAGCGCAACCGCACAATAAGAAGCCCATCCATATCGGTGACGACGCCTGGATTGGAGCTCATGTGACAATCCTAAAGGGTGTCCATATTGGAAAGGGGGCAGTTATTGGTGCAGGAAGCGTTGTCACAAAAGATATCCCAGAGCATGCAATTGCAGTCGGAAACCCTGCAAGGGTGATAAAATATCGGAGCTAA
- a CDS encoding polysaccharide deacetylase family protein yields the protein MQVYDILQQDPELWDLFTCAEEYEAAFRDGYDRFPHYMSNHREAFEPWVSQYLIEQGYHPEYPDSQPFAVCLTHDIDTIHKSAFFKGYDALRSLKAGDITKSLTNIWQLRSRKLPWFNFHEIMALEEKYDAQSSFYFLALAPGDQDYAYDIRSLEGELGMITDAGWEVGLHGGHRAYCDARALETEKQRLEAVLGRPVVGYRNHFLRFRVPETWEILSRAGFRYDTTFGYADCTGFRNGMCHPFKPYDLQTGREIDILEIPLTVMDCTLDGYMRLDAKKAWVVIRHLIDATERCHGVITVLWHNAYMEGERLKLYEKVLRYCREKGAWMTSGAEITRNVLKKE from the coding sequence ATGCAGGTCTACGATATCCTCCAGCAGGATCCAGAGTTATGGGACCTCTTTACCTGCGCGGAGGAGTACGAGGCAGCATTCAGGGACGGCTACGACCGATTCCCTCACTATATGAGCAACCACCGGGAGGCCTTTGAGCCCTGGGTGTCTCAGTATCTCATCGAGCAAGGCTACCACCCCGAGTATCCCGACAGTCAGCCGTTCGCCGTCTGCCTCACCCACGACATCGATACAATCCACAAGTCTGCTTTCTTTAAGGGGTATGATGCGTTGCGGTCCCTGAAAGCCGGTGATATCACAAAATCGCTCACGAACATCTGGCAACTTCGGTCAAGGAAACTTCCCTGGTTCAACTTCCATGAGATCATGGCGCTCGAGGAGAAGTATGATGCTCAATCGAGCTTCTACTTCCTCGCCCTCGCCCCTGGGGATCAGGACTACGCCTATGACATCAGGAGCCTCGAGGGAGAACTTGGGATGATCACCGACGCCGGGTGGGAGGTCGGCCTCCACGGGGGCCACCGGGCCTACTGCGACGCACGGGCCCTCGAAACCGAGAAGCAACGGCTTGAGGCTGTTCTCGGCCGGCCGGTCGTTGGTTACCGGAATCATTTCCTCCGGTTCCGGGTTCCGGAGACCTGGGAGATCCTCAGCCGCGCCGGGTTCCGCTACGACACAACCTTCGGGTATGCAGACTGCACCGGGTTCAGGAATGGAATGTGCCATCCCTTTAAGCCCTATGACCTTCAGACCGGCCGCGAGATCGATATCCTGGAGATCCCCCTCACGGTCATGGACTGCACGCTTGATGGATATATGCGGCTTGACGCCAAGAAGGCTTGGGTGGTCATCCGCCACCTAATCGATGCAACCGAGCGCTGCCACGGGGTCATCACCGTCCTCTGGCACAATGCCTACATGGAGGGGGAGCGGCTGAAGCTGTACGAGAAGGTGTTGCGATACTGCAGGGAAAAGGGGGCTTGGATGACGAGCGGGGCGGAAATCACACGAAATGTCCTGAAAAAAGAATGA
- a CDS encoding glycosyltransferase family 4 protein yields the protein MKVCLLTTVHQYNDQRIFFKEARSLVKQFPVTLIAPDESGWSKTVDDVSVVTVKRASSKLLHFVTVWRVFVAGLRIDCSVVHCHEPSSLLVSVLLKALQGKQVVYDSHEHYGSLLASDPLFPQPIKGFIRTATDIFERLLIPFVDAVITVDEDLAGKYRHFGHKNVSIVANYPQLDIFDSIPASDHGWDLVYVGGISNERGIFQMIEAAERTNCSLACIGHYVNLQNEETIKKYIQERGCSNVHIIGWRPQPDVISAIKSSKICFSLLHPSPVWDTAVPVKLLEYMSCGKPVIASDLPGISSVVESAECGLTVNPSDVDSIVTAVQYLMENPQAATAMAENGRRITKMKYNWSVAEGVLYDVMGSLAH from the coding sequence ATGAAGGTCTGTCTACTCACCACTGTTCACCAATACAACGATCAAAGGATATTTTTTAAAGAAGCTCGCAGTCTGGTCAAGCAATTCCCTGTTACTCTTATTGCACCAGACGAGTCCGGATGGTCAAAGACCGTTGATGATGTTTCTGTTGTAACTGTAAAAAGAGCAAGTAGCAAGCTGCTCCACTTTGTAACAGTCTGGCGGGTGTTTGTTGCTGGACTCAGAATAGACTGTTCTGTCGTACATTGCCATGAACCGAGTTCGCTTCTGGTCTCTGTTTTACTCAAAGCCCTGCAAGGTAAACAGGTGGTGTATGACTCCCATGAGCATTATGGCAGTCTCCTTGCGTCTGATCCTCTGTTTCCACAGCCGATTAAGGGATTTATAAGAACGGCGACGGACATCTTTGAACGTCTTCTTATCCCGTTTGTGGATGCCGTTATCACAGTAGATGAAGATCTTGCGGGAAAGTATCGACATTTTGGACATAAAAATGTCTCAATTGTAGCAAATTATCCTCAACTCGACATCTTTGATTCTATTCCGGCAAGTGATCATGGCTGGGACCTCGTGTATGTCGGTGGGATCTCGAATGAACGCGGGATCTTCCAGATGATTGAGGCAGCCGAACGGACGAATTGTAGCCTTGCATGCATTGGCCATTATGTTAACCTGCAGAACGAAGAGACGATAAAAAAATATATCCAGGAACGAGGGTGCAGCAACGTACACATTATTGGATGGCGACCACAGCCGGATGTGATCTCGGCTATAAAATCTTCGAAGATATGTTTCAGCCTCCTTCATCCGAGTCCAGTATGGGATACAGCTGTTCCCGTAAAACTCCTTGAGTATATGTCCTGTGGAAAACCGGTCATAGCAAGCGATCTGCCAGGCATTAGTAGTGTTGTTGAATCGGCTGAGTGCGGCCTGACGGTCAACCCCTCTGATGTCGATTCTATTGTAACTGCGGTTCAGTATCTGATGGAGAATCCACAAGCTGCGACAGCAATGGCAGAGAACGGAAGGCGGATTACTAAAATGAAGTATAACTGGAGCGTAGCAGAAGGTGTATTGTATGACGTGATGGGATCCCTTGCTCATTGA
- a CDS encoding NTP transferase domain-containing protein, with protein sequence MIGVILAAGRGQRLGRDIDLEKIGPKCLLPIDGRTLLERTVSDLVSFGVDTITIVVGYRAEMVREACAALGRKYDARFDLVRNDAYLSTNTACSLQIGLSDIHDDVVIFNGDVLYDRAILDDLLKINRTAISVDNTKPLTEESFKVRIANGRIEEMGKTIPIERATGEFIGISTIGGGDLLEAKRLLKNLVSDNPNNYYDFIYLSLSEGGNLAYSFTNGLKWTEIDDIHDLKYAESIAGVACGARGRF encoded by the coding sequence TTGATCGGGGTAATCCTAGCAGCAGGTCGCGGGCAAAGACTGGGCAGAGACATCGATCTCGAGAAGATCGGCCCGAAATGCCTGCTTCCTATCGACGGTCGGACTCTGCTGGAGCGAACGGTCTCGGATCTGGTATCGTTCGGTGTGGACACGATCACTATCGTCGTCGGATACCGGGCGGAGATGGTACGGGAAGCATGCGCGGCACTGGGGAGGAAGTATGATGCCCGATTCGATTTGGTCCGTAATGACGCATACCTCTCGACGAATACAGCCTGCTCTCTCCAGATCGGGCTATCTGACATACATGACGACGTTGTCATCTTTAACGGCGACGTGCTGTACGATCGTGCCATCCTGGATGATCTATTAAAGATAAACCGGACTGCAATCTCGGTCGACAATACAAAGCCGCTCACGGAAGAGTCGTTTAAAGTGAGGATAGCAAACGGTCGGATCGAAGAGATGGGAAAAACCATCCCGATAGAAAGAGCGACCGGGGAGTTCATCGGCATCTCAACGATCGGCGGGGGGGATCTTTTGGAGGCAAAAAGGCTGCTGAAAAACCTGGTTTCGGATAATCCGAATAACTACTACGATTTCATATACCTGTCCCTGTCAGAGGGCGGGAACCTTGCATACTCGTTCACAAATGGGCTAAAATGGACGGAAATCGACGATATCCACGATTTAAAGTATGCCGAAAGCATTGCAGGTGTAGCCTGCGGCGCACGGGGGCGATTTTGA